One Drosophila willistoni isolate 14030-0811.24 chromosome 2R unlocalized genomic scaffold, UCI_dwil_1.1 Seg167, whole genome shotgun sequence DNA segment encodes these proteins:
- the LOC6644408 gene encoding YEATS domain-containing protein 4 produces MAEFGTDSGGRLKGVTIVKPIVYGNIARSFGKKREEDGHTHQWKVYLKPYFNEDMSIYVKKVHFKLHESYANPNRIVVKPPYEITETGWGEFEVVIKIYFNDQSERPVTCYHILKLFQSPVVDGELTSSTTMDTKKGLVSESYEEIVFQEPTQVMQHYLQLSEQSANGVSSHDTDFEEKKIKTLDNIVNVKQKVKGEIVSLKDKLKLARETISKFKVELAKVQKPPA; encoded by the exons ATGGCTGAATTTGGAACAGATTCTGGTGGTCGGCTCAAGGGCGTAACTATCGTCAAGCCTATTGTTTATGGCAACATTGCCCGCTCGTTTGGAAAAAAACGGGAGGAAGATGGACATACACATCAATGGAAAGTATATTTGAAGCCCTATTTCAACGAGGACATGTCGATATATGTGAAAAAGGTGCACTTTAAACTTCACGAGAGCTACGCTAATCCCAATAGGATTGTGGTAAAGCCACCCTACGAAATCACGGAGACCGGATGGGGTGAATTCGAAGTGGTCATCAAAATCTACTTTAATGATCAATCCGAGCGACCGGTGACATGCTATCACATTCTCAAGCTATTCCAATCGCCTGTAGTCGATGGCGAGCTTACTTCATCCACCACCATGGATACGAAAAAAGGCCTAGTATCGGAATCATATGAAGAGATTGTGTTCCAAGAGCCCACCCAAGTTATGCAGCATTATCTGCAGTTATCCGAACAGAGTGCCAATGGAGTGTCTAGCCATGATACAGatt TTGAGGAAAAAAAGATTAAAACACTGGACAATATTGTAAATGTTAAACAAAAGGTCAAAGGCGAGATAGTTAGTTTAAAAGACAAACTAAAATTGGCTCGAGAAACGATTTCGAAATTTAAAGTCGAATTGGCCAAGGTGCAAAAGCCGCCCGCGTAA
- the LOC6644409 gene encoding DNA-directed RNA polymerase I subunit RPA43 yields MAKILQKYTKFSSKELEQYAANTESCVRCINTDMHLSMGPYGMASFKSALHELLIRTKVGIYNANLQGIVLGIKNIKVLGHTAALRSDDPTLHLLINADFYVFRPVAGAVLNGVVRHISKHQVSAVIYRVFNTTIRFTNKKQTREGITMDQDIKFRIKDFDISNVMPYIEGELLLEEEQQNKSIKFDIDEPEEDNKLNVELDAILELIKTEPIPESPKKKQTTKRKKDEAEGPKLKKVKQIKVEPV; encoded by the exons ATGGCAAAGATCCTGCAGAAGTATACAAAATTCTCCTCAAAGGAGCTTGAACAGTATGCAGCCAATACAGAGTCCTGTGTGCGTTGTATCAACACCGATATGCATCTCTCAATGGGTCCCTATGGGATGGCCAGTTTTAAAAGTGCCCTACACGAGCTCCTCATCCGCACAAAGGTGGGCATTTACAATGCCAATCTACAAGGAATTGTGCTGGGAATCAAGAATATAAAGGTTTTGGGTCACACTGCAGCCTTGCGGTCAGATGATCCTACACTTCATTTGCTTATCAATGCGGACTTTTATGTGTTTCGCCCTGTGGCTGGTGCAGTTCTTAATGGTGTGGTTCGGCACATATCCAAGCATCAGGTTAGCGCCGTTATATACAGAGTCTTTAACACAACCATTCGGTTCACCAACAAGAAACAGACTCGAGAAGGTATAACAATGGATCAAGATATCAAGTTTCGCATCAAAGATTTTGATATTAGTAATGTCATGCCTTATATAGAGGGTGAATTGTTACTGGAGGAAGAGCAACAG AATAAATCTATCAAGTTTGACATCGACGAACCCGAGGAGGATAACAAACTAAATGTGGAATTAGATGCTATTTTAGAATTAATTAAAACCGAACCCATCCCAGAATCACCCAAAAAGAAGCAGACAACCAAGCGGAAAAAGGACGAAGCTGAAggaccaaaattaaaaaaagtcaaacaaataaaagtggAACCTGTCtaa